In the Pleuronectes platessa chromosome 23, fPlePla1.1, whole genome shotgun sequence genome, GCTCGCCAACAAGacgtctgattggctgaaccACATGCGCTTCCTGGTGGTGCCTCTCGGTGAGATCATTATCCTCAGGGTTCCACAGATCAATAAGAACTCACCTGATCCATGAGGGGTGACCCTCTGTCTTCACATGTCCATCTGAAAGGAACCTGTCTTtgtttccctcctcttcatcaggcTCCCACCCGGTGGCGAAGCACCTGGGCGCCCTGGATAACCGCTACAGCTCCTCGTTCCTGGACGGGCCGTGGAGAGACGTGTTCAGCCGCTCGGAGCCGCCGCAGACAGGTAGCACCCGGCGCCACCGGCTCCTCGACCTCGAGACGTGTCCCTGAAGTCCAAGAGACAACTCCTCTGTTTGTCTTTCCTCTGCAGACCAGCTGGATGTGGCAGGAAGAATCTCCCAGTACATCAGCGACGCCACCGTCACCCACCAGCTGCCCATCGCCGAGGCCATGCTCACCTGCAAACACAAGACGTGAGTACAGACCATAGGTACAGACCATCGGTACAGACCATCGGTACAGACCATAGGTACAGACCATCGGTACAGACCATAGGTACAGACCAGAGGTACAGACCATAGGTACAGACCATCGGTACAGACCATCGGTACAGACCATAGGTACAGACCATCGGTACAGACCATCGGTACAGACCATCGGTACAGACAATAGGTACAGACCATAGGTACAGACCATAGGTACAGACCATCGGTACAGACCATCGGTACAGACCATAGGTACAGACCATCGGTACAGACCATAGGTACAGACCATCTGTACAGACCATAGGTACAGACCATAGGTACAGACCATCGGTACAGACCATCGGTACAGACCATCGGTACAGACCATCGGTACAGACCATAGGTACAGACCATCGGTACAGACCATCGGTACAGACCATCGGTACAGACCATCGGTACAGACCATAGGTACAGACCATCGGTACAGACCATAGGTACAGACCATAGGTACAGACGCTGCTTCACACAGAACTCCTGACGGGTTTCTGAGCTACAGAAAATCCTCAGTGAGCGAGTGGGTGTGTGAATGATGGATGACGAAGAGGAGTCAAACACGtagatgaggaagatgaaaagAGAATCATGAACTCTTGGGGATCGAACCTCCACCTGATCCCAGACCACCTCCTGCTGTCCTCTGTCTCTAACGTGTCCCTTGTCTCCTTCTTGTCTTCAGGCGAGACGAGGACTCGTACCAGAAGTTCATTCCTTTCATCGGGGTAAGGTCTCACTCTCATTAGTGGAAGTTGCAGAGCAGAGCTGATGAGTGATGTTCTGATGGCGTGTGTCTTGCAGGTGGTGAAGGTCGGTCTCATCGAGTCAGGTCCGTCCCCGACAGGtgagacatcagagacacaaaTCAAATCCCAGCTCGGGTCCAGCAGCTGATCTGTTCCTCACGTTATTCCTGTCTCGTGTTCAGGGGACACAGAAGAGGGCGTGGCCGTGAGCCTGGCCGTCCCCTCCACGTCTCCGCCCTCCCATGGCTCCCCCACGGGGATGATCAAGGAGGCGGCCACCCCCCCGTCCTCCCCCTCCATGGGCAGTGTCATGACGGTACAAGGGTAAGATCGGCCTCTTTTTATTCCTCTAGACCTGagtagaggtgtgtgtctgttctcacCACGACATGTCTACGTCTTGTGTCCACAGGAGTCCCAGCATGTCTCACGGCGTGGACGCCATCGGCCTGCAGGTGGACTACTGGCTGGCCTCGCTGGCTGAGAAGCGGCGGGAGGGCGAGCGGCGCGACACCGGCTGCAAGAACACGCTGAAGAGCGCCTTCCGCTCGCTGCAGGTCAGCAGGCTGCCAGGGGGGGGCAGCAGCGAGCTACAGGCTCAGGTCAGCACCATGGCCATGACCGTGGTCACCAAGGAGAAGAACAAGAAAGgtgagatgaagaggagcacacacacacacacacagacacacacacacacacacacagacacacacagacacacacctgacgTCTCTTCTCCTCAGTTCCCACCATCTTCTTGGGGAAGAAGCCGAAGGACGTGGACTCTAAGAGCCAGGTCATTGAAGGCATCAGTCGACTCATCTGCTCGgccaagcagcagcagaccatcCTGAAAGGTAGCCTGATCACTACCCATGATGCAACACCTCCATTTGTCCTCgctgtctctgtcctcatgtgtctcgtgtccctctgtctccctccagtGTCCATCGACGGCGTGGAGTGGAACGAGGTGAAGTTCTTCCAGCTGGCCGCCCAGTGGCCCACTCATGTCAAATACCTTCCTGTGGGACTCTTCGGCTACAGCAAGCCCCCGTCCTAGGAGAGAGCGCCCCCTGGAGTCCGTGACCCGGCCTGGACCTCGGACTCCCCTCGTCCCTGTCCCCCCCGCGGAGGGAAGACGTCCAGTGGACAGACGACTTCTCTTTGGTTTCACGTTCACTGCGCTCGTCTTTCCTCTCTTCGGGGGAGGGGTGGGAGGAGCTCTGGGGTGGGCGTGGTTACCGGTGACGTTAGCGCCcccgtccgtgtgtgtgtgtgtgtggcgagtGAACACGtgaatgtacagtgtgtgtctgtgtgtgtgtgtgtgtttacaaggGGCGTACAGCACAACTCGATTCGCTAACTGCCATTTACGTTTCCGTTCTATGGAATGCAACAGCATGCCcccccggcccccccccccccgatcctcACGTGCATGCGCCGGACAGATTCACCACTCATGTGCcgttcacaaaataaaaaagtgatgCAACAGGGCTTCGGTGTTCGCATGagccaatgaaaacacacagaaatgtcTCCTCACTGAAAGCAGCCAATAGCAGGCCGGCATGTGACATCGTCATCGCCCTTCAGAGAAGCCCCCCCGACGTCTTTCTGATTCAAGGGCTTCCATGTCACACTTTAAACCTTTCTTCTGTAATAATATCAGTCAGTAAAACGTCTCCTGCCAAATGTCCCTTCACTAACACGACCACACTGAACCAGATTCAAGTGTCTTTTCTATTATTGAGCTCTCGTGAAAAATAGTTGAACTTTCCCTGTTCACGCTGTCATGTGACCCTGgtgtgcttttattgtgaagagtTCCTTTATCGTCTTCTTGCCCGCCCCCCCCGTACGCAACAGGAAACTGAGGCAGCAAAACGCGTATTTAGAGGAGACAGCCTATGGGAGGGGGCTTCATCAGGAGGGGGGgcgggtcttaaagagacaggagctaagtgtttgagacagaggctgagcagaggagctgcagcagtggacagtgaggacagtgtcTCTGAACGTCCTACAGTCACCAGagtgtctctcagtggagctcCACCTATCAGGCCTGTTAATACGCCTGATGTTCTTCAAGATCCAAGAATTCTTATCTGAGAAATCAGAGGGTTACAATCACACAATCCTGAAGGAAGTGACGACAGCTTCCTGGATCCGCACGGTTCTTCCCCGAGTGGAACCACGACTCACACTCGACCTGCTGCTGGAACAACCTGACTTCCAGTGAGGAACCTGAGCAGAACATCTCAGACCTTCTCATTTCACCAGTATCCACACGACAAGAACGGGAGTTGATCGCCCGCAACAAAGCACAAAGTCTCCTACTGGGAACTGAGAACCTGCTGGATGGTTCATTAAATAAACACGTGATTGGGTTATTTTGTTACAGGTGTGCTTCATGCTTCTGTGGGATGTTGTGAGGTGAATAGTGTGTGTACagtactatgtgtgtgtgtgtgtgtgtgtgttagatcgGGGTGTTGTTGACTTTGTAGGTGAACAGATCTCGttccaaaacaacacacaaacattttgacaaaaagaaGATTGAGATGAAATGATTGATTGAAATGTGGATTCTtgatgtttatataaaaacttgTGCGTCACCTCCAGTGAAGTATTAGCAACATATGTTTTGAATAGTGTTGATgaaatgtgtttcctgtgtgatgATGGATCTGTTTCTTCTCCCGTGTGATTGGTTCAGTGTCAGTGACGTCAGCAGATCACTCATGATCATCTTTAAGTATCAGATATTTGAATGTATTGGATTCAGTTTATCTGCATCTTTGTGAACCACTGGTTTTCAGGCACCAATAGTTAAAGTTCTGTGttaaattgaatttattgtGAATTGACTCTAATGGACGTCCACCTCAGATTGGActtcctgctccagtgcctcAGAGCAGAGGCCCAAACTGGGATTGGGTTATTGTGGTACCACTGAAATATCCGATAATTATAAAACATTCATAATTTGCCACTAAAGACTAATTTCTtcctgtaaataaatgtttaaaatctgttttaacacATGAATGGGAACAACCTTTTGTGTTGTCAGGTTTTCATCAGTCTCACTTCCAGCGACCTGAGGTGAATCCTTAGATCCTCGTCcttgtcacaataaaataaatatagatgGTAGACgtttgtccatgtcccatctgctaacatggaggagggggtgtttatgacatatactgcagccagccactaggtggtGATCAAGAGTGGCTTCATCACGTCGTGCGTCTTTATTAACAGTCAATGGTGTCTTAATGAGTCATAGTGGCaacttatgtttttttaaatatgctttattttgaaagggtaccacaattttaaagtttgacaaactgatttcaaaacaaaagtccTGGTTTCCCTTTGAGGACGCTGGTTGTTGTGTATCTTGAATTGTCCCCGTGTCTCTcactgtgtgtacctgtgtggaCCCGTGTGTGGTGATGTGGTTGGAGACCATGTTGGTGTGTTGACCTCTTGTCAGTGATCAGTCTCCTCTCACCACCGTCCTCAGAGACGTGTCCCTGTGTCGAGTCCTCGTCTCCGTCTGGGCGTCCACGAGCTGTGACCTCACGTTGTCCCCGTCCCCTCGCAGCTTTGTCAACCTGTCCTCACGAGAGCGTCCGGAGCGTGTGGACAGTATTTTTGCACATGTCATGTTTCTTCAGCTTCTTTTGCCTCGAACAATAAGTATATGAAACAAAGTGTAATGTGTGTACATATCAGATGGTACTTGTTATATTGTATTCTACTCTCTTCTGCTtgattcacatgttttgtaGTTCGGCATTTTCATGATTACGTTTGTCAATCAAACCGATGTGAGATGAAAAGTGTtcattgtttcatttgtttttttaaataaagatattcctgatttgtatttctgtgtctgtttctttattaaatattagaTATTTACATGTTTGAAGGTTTGAAGGATTCACAGACTGTTTATCAAGATGGACGAAGCGTCTCCACGGCCCCCCCTCTCCGCTGATTGGAGGAAGGAGACAGGATACACATATAGAATcaaagtcagtctcagctgtcaatcatgatgtcacATGTTTATAAAGCAACAAATAACCAGAACAATAAGAATCAAACACCAGTGGGATGAGAAACTACCTGTGATGGTTCACATCCCGTCccccaacatggaggaggcggggctccAACGAACCTACCTGAGCTTTACTGAACTACAGCACTTCCGGTATTTGGCGGACGTGAATCATCTTGACACTTCGTTTCGTCTTTGGTTAGTTAGGGTATCTGGGAGAACAGCCATTTTCCTCCTGTCACATTTAAACACATCTACTGGTTACTCACTGGTCACTCACTGGTCACTCACTGGTTTCTCACTGGTTGATGATCCTTCGTTGTGCAGTGACACTGTGGCTAATTGACGGTTAGCATCTAGCTAACGCAGCTGTTAGCACCCCCCCGGGATCTATAATCTCATTAGATTTAGCAGAGGTGTTGTGGTGATTCTGGTTCCTCTGCGGAGGGGGACATGAAGGTATCGGGAACAGTTGGAACCACTTCCGTGTTCTGAGTCCCCTTCAAAGTAAAGCGTTCTAATTCAAACTTCTAACCCTGTGATTCATAATTTAACTTGATGGGGTTTCTCTATAAATATGATCACAAGTTatgaaataaacaagaaaacGACTCAACGTGAGTTAAAGTTCACGAACCTTTGACAGAACTCGAACATCTTCCACATCTACTTCACTTATATGAACGTGAGAGGTGGTTTTAGGAGTAAGAgcagtttaaaatgtataaagtggATGAAACCTTTTAACACACAGTGTCAGAGCTTTAACAAACTTCTCTCGTGTTCCGGATCCACATCCTCTGCATCTCCACATCCTCTTACTCTGAAGGCCCCCCCGGAAGCAGTTGGTGTCCCGTTAGCGCGCGGCCGCCGGAGCATCACAACACTGTCCTGCTTTGTCCCCGGGACGGAACCTAGGGACGGAACGTGTCCTCCTCGTCTCATGAAGGTAAACTGAGCAGGATCCCTCTCGCGCACGACACGAGCACGAGTTCACGGTCGCGTACTTTGAAAAGGACTCGTTGTAAAACGGTGTGACGCTGATTCACCGGTTTGTCTTCGTAGCGAGCTGTCAGATCCACCGACCCCAGATCCGTCTCGTGTGTCTCCACCGAGGACACGTCCGGTTAACGTTCTATCGAGTTCACCACTCCCGCAGTTGCGTGTAcacgtgtgtccgtgtgtgtgtttataatgtgTATTGTGTAACGGGGCCTGTTCACAAAGCGTTCACATGCGGGAACCGGATTCAAACGCGTCCACACTCATTAACGTGTGTTATTGGATccagctctcccccccccccaggtggaAGATGGTGTTAAACATTTCACTGTTTCCTTCTCTGCGTCTGGGACTTCAGAGGATATTGGTGCATTGCAGCCaagtgtatggggggggggaggagaggagggaggatgagggagggagggaggagaggacaggagagtaggatgggaggggggaggagaggagaggaggatgggtgagggaggagggagtgaggagaggagcggagtggtggatgggaggggggaggagaggaggaggtgcctCCAGTATCAAAGTCACGACTTTCCAGTCACACCAGTAAAAACCTAAAAGAGTCCACACTGATCTACGGTCAGTCATGATGCACGTTGATATAGTTCAAACACATGATGGATCTGAACCATGACTCAtcagatcagaggaggaggagcttccaGGGGACTGATCTCAAACCTTCAGCAGCAGATCTGTGGAGGGACAGCGTCTCTTTGtcttcacctgcagctgctgcttgacTCCTGTGTAGTGACTCAGGGGGGTTAactacatatacacacatatatatatacatatacacacatatatatatatatatatacatacatatatatatatgtatatacttaTACATACACTCTCTCTGGGTATCTCTTTACTTCTGTTCTCCTTCTCTCAAACCTCCTCATtggttctcctccacctccagctgacCTGAAGACAGATTTAGGATGTGGTAGCATTGACGGCCTCATATGTAAATAAGGAGAAGGTCAAACCAGGTCTTTAACAAATGCCCTGTGgttgttgtcccccccccccccccccccgtcctctcaGCGTGTCTGAAACCAGGCAATGTCCACCATGGTGTATCCACGAGAAGAAGCCCTGGAGCGCCTGAGCCAGGATGAGATCGTCCTGAACACCAAGGCCGTGATGCAGGGCCTGGAGACCCTGAGGGGGGAGCACGCCCAGCTGCTCAACTCACTGCTGGACTGCACCACCCCCCCCGTGGCCCAGGAGAAGTCCGGCCTGCTCCGCAAGAGCCTGGAGGCCATCGAGCTCGGCCTGGGAGAAGCTCAGGTGAGAGACCTCGCTCCTCGTCCTGCCTCCCCCCCCACTCACCTGGTAACCCTCAAATGGGAAGTGGTTGAGATGTTCTGATGTGTCCAGGTGATCGTGGCCCTGTCCAGCCACCTGAGCGCCGTGGAGTCGGAGAAGCAGAAGCTGCGCGCCCAGGTGCGGCGGCTCTGCCAGGAGAACCAGTGGCTGAGGGACGAACTGGCCGGCACCCAGCACAAGCTGCAGCGCAGCGAGCAGAGCGTGgcccagctggaggaggagaagaagcacCTGGAGTTCATGAACCAGATCAAGAAGTTCGACGAGGACGTGTCGCCGTCCGAGGAGAAGAGCCAGGgctcggggggagggggggggagcggaGGAGGGGACACGTCCAAGGACAGTTTGGACGACTTGTTCCCCAACGACGATGACCAAGGACCAGGTATGacatcggggggggggttctaccATCTCTATATCTATACCAGTTCTACGTCTACAGTTCTAGCCTCTCTGTGAAGCAGCATTAAAACACTTTGTTGTCTTCATATCTAGTTCATGTGTTTCATAATGTTTTGATTATTGATAAGTTGAGTCAGTTATTTGTCGAAGCTCAAAGGACACCTCACTGACTGaccctgtgcccccccccccccgcctgtccACCAGCTCAGCCCAGTGGGGAGGTGGCCGCCCAGCAGGGGGGCTACGAGATCCCAGCGCGCCTCAGGACGCTGCACAACCTGGTGATCCAGTACGCGTCCCAGGGCCGGTACGAGGTGGCCGTGCCGCTGTGCAAACAGGCCCTGGAGGACCTGGAGAAGACGTCTGGACGGGACCACCCCGACGTGGCCACCATGCTGAACATCCTGGCCCTGGTGTACAGGTGAGGgtccgggaggaggaggagctccacGTACTGGTGAGGGAGCAGAGTGATTCACtggcctcctctgtcctctgtcctctgtcctctgtcctccagagACCAGAACAAGTACAAGGAGGCGGCTCACCTCCTGAACGACGCCCTGGCCATCAGGGAGAAGACGCTGGGGAAGGATCACCCCGCGGTGGCCGCCACGCTCAACAACCTGGCTGTGCTCTACGGGAAGAGGGGCAAGTACAAGGAGGCGGAGCCGCTCTGCAAGAGGGCCCTGGAGATCCGAGAGAAGGTGCAGCACCaacaacacacgcacagagacacacaatgatgTTACACAATCTGTCCCACGATAcaaaacacagctgaaagtAGATGTTGTTCTCAGATCtgggaggaaaaacacaaatgtccagTAGTTCAAGTGCATGAGTACTTGagttgtgttattatttgtacATGAAAAAGACAAACTACCAGAGaacaaactttttatttaaagcttGTTGgagtttgttcttgtttttcttttctatgaCAAGATGTAAAACTTCAGACTCTGAGTAGTGAGAGTGTTCCAGTGAGTGAAGGATGAACCACGAGGCTTCTTGATGTTATATTATCAAGATGTTTATGATGTATATGATCAGATATGAAGT is a window encoding:
- the klc2 gene encoding kinesin light chain 2 encodes the protein MSTMVYPREEALERLSQDEIVLNTKAVMQGLETLRGEHAQLLNSLLDCTTPPVAQEKSGLLRKSLEAIELGLGEAQVIVALSSHLSAVESEKQKLRAQVRRLCQENQWLRDELAGTQHKLQRSEQSVAQLEEEKKHLEFMNQIKKFDEDVSPSEEKSQGSGGGGGSGGGDTSKDSLDDLFPNDDDQGPAQPSGEVAAQQGGYEIPARLRTLHNLVIQYASQGRYEVAVPLCKQALEDLEKTSGRDHPDVATMLNILALVYRDQNKYKEAAHLLNDALAIREKTLGKDHPAVAATLNNLAVLYGKRGKYKEAEPLCKRALEIREKVLGKYHPDVAKQLNNLALLCQNQSKYDEVEYYYRRALEIYESKLGADDPNVAKTKNNLATCYLKQGKFKEAEALYKEILTRAHEKEFGSVNNDNKPIWMHAEEREESKGKRKDSGPYVEYGSWYKACKVDSPTVNTTLKSLGALYRRQGKLEAAETLEEVASKSRKQGIDAINQSKVVELLKDGGTGDRRLSREGVSGPGGRGGEGEGDDSAEWNGDGNGSLRRSGSFGKIREALRRSSEMLVKKLQGSGPQEPRNPGMKRASSLNFLNKSTEETTQDASSGLSDCRGLSASNVDLSRRSSLIG